The sequence GGACCATCACTGGTCCGGGCAAGCTCCTGCTGCGGAAAAGAATTAGACGCGGCGGCGCTTCGGCGGGCGGCAGCCGTTGTGCGCTGCGGGGGTGACGTCCTGGATGGAGCCAACCTCAAGGCCTGCGGCCTGCAGCGAACGGATGGCGGTTTCGCGTCCGGAACCCGGTCCCTTGACGAAAACGTCTACCTTGCGCATGCCGTGCTCCTGCGCACGCTTGGCAGCGGCTTCGGCAGCCATCTGGGCAGCGAACGGGGTGGACTTGCGCGAGCCCTTGAAGCCAACCTCACCGGAGGAAGCCCAGGAAATAACAGCGCCGCTCGGATCCGTGATGGAAACGATGGTGTTGTTAAAGGTGCTCTTGATGTGCGCCTGGCCAAGCGCGATATTCTTCTTGTCCTTCTTACGCGGCTTGCGAACCGCGCCACGAGTCTTCGGGGGCATTTTTTCTCCTACAGAAAGTTATTGGGGAAAGTCCGTAAATCCCGGGCGGGAATTTTAACGGGCCTTCTTCTTGCCGGCGACGGTACGCTTCGGGCCCTTGCGGGTACGTGCGTTGGTCTTCGTACGCTGACCGCGTACGGGCAGGCCCTTGCGGTGGCGCAGGCCTTCGTAGCTGCCGATCTCAACCTTGCGGCGGATATCTGCTGCTACTTCGCGGCGAAGGTCACCCTCAACCTTGTAGTTGCCTTCAATGTAGTCACGCAGCTCAACCAGCTGGGCATCAGTCAGGTCCTTGACGCGGACGTCAGCGCTGATGCCAGTGGCAGCCAGGGTTTCGTGTGCACGGGTCTTGCCCACGCCGTAGATGTAAGTAAGCGCAATTTCCAGCCGCTTTTCGCGGGGAATGTCTACGCCAGCGAGACGAGCCATAGTGGCAGTACTCCTTGATAAACCGGAGGTCGTAGGCAGTACACCCGCACGTTCCGTGCGGCCCCAGCCTCCGACCGGGGGTTAGCTGTCCGGACTCTTTCGAGCTCAATGTTCCAGATCAGCTTGTGCTGCCTTTATTTACTTGCGTGGGTTAGCAACCCAGGATTTCCTTCAGGGAAGGAAATTAGCCCTGGCGCTGCTTGTGGCGCGGGTTCTCGCAGATCACCATGACCCGGCCATTACGGCGGATCACTTTGCACTTTTCGCAGATCTGCTTGACGCTCGGCTTGACCTTCATGGCATTCCTTTGCGTGTAGCAGTTTGGTCAACTGGAGCAACGGTCAGCTTGCACTGCCGCAGCCCAGCAATTTACTTGTAGCGGTAGACGATACGACCACGGGTGAGGTCGTACGGGCTCAGCTCCACCACTACGCGGTCCTCAGGGAGGATTCGGATGTAGTGCTGACGCATCTTTCCAGAGATGTGTGCCAGAACGATGTGCTTGTTGGTGAGCTCAACGCGAAACATCGCGTTAGGCAGCGCCTCGGTCACAACGCCTTCGATCTCAATGACCCCGTCCTTCTTGGCCATACCCTCCGCTAACTGTTGTTGCCGCAGCCCCGCCGGATAGCACCGGGCATGACCACGAACGTTTTTGTTGGATCGATTGCCGCCTCCAGGCCCAAAAGGGCGTGGCAGTCCAGACAACCAACAAACAACACTACCCTGTTGGCCGGTAAAAGTTAAATCGGCCATAGTAGCCTACGCGGTGCGGTACGCACCATATTCACCGGCCGGGGTGGCCACGGGATCTGCTGCGGCCACGCCGTCAAGGATCGCCAAACGGACGACGTCGGCTGCCGCGCTTTGGAGCGTGATGAGGCTGTCCTGCCGGGCAGCTTCGTCGGAGCGGTCGAGTGCGACGGCGCCGGTTGCCAGGCAAAAAACGGTATCCCCGTCAGCCAGGGTATGGCTCGGAATCAAGGCCCGGGCAATCCCCGCATGGGATGCAGCGGCCGTACGTTTACATTCGGCCCCATCAAGTACGGCATTGGTAGCCACGACGACAAGAGTGGTATTGAGCGGGGCACCGTGTGCGGGCTGCGCCGGCTGGACGGGCGCGCCAAACGGGAGCCCAAGTGCGTTGACTACGGCCAGCGCGCCGACTACAACCCCGTTCTCCAGCGTGACGGACGCCGTGCCAACTCCCCCTTTGTACTGCCCCCTGCCGATAAGGGCGCCGGCTCCGGCACCGGTATTGCCGCGTCCGACGTCGTGCCCTTCCCCTTGTGCTGCTGCGGCGGCCGTTGCCGCGTAGCCCATCTCCGGCGTCGGCCGTGCGGAGAAGTTCCCGCCCCTGCCCAGGTCGAAGATGGCGGCGGCGGGGACAATGGGCACCACTCCCCCGGGGACGGCGAAGCCGCGGCCGTTTTCCTCGCACCAGCGCTGGGCACCGGTGGCAGAGGCCAGGCCATAGGCACTGCCGCCGGTGAGAACGACGGCGTCCACTGTGCGGACCAAGGTAGTGGGATCGAGGGCGTCTGTTTCGTGGGTGGCCGGGCCGCCGCCCTGGACGTCAACCGAGCCCACCGTACCCGGGGGTGGCAGGACCACGGTGACGCCCGTCAGCCAGCCGTCGGTGTTCTTTTGGACGTGGCCCACGCGGATGCCCGGGACATCGGTAAGGGTTCCCATTCCCCTATTGTCCCCTCTGCTGGCGCGCCCCTGCCGCATCGGCAAACTTTATGCGAGACTGCAAACAACACAGGGTTAATGGGCAACGAAGCCTTTGTTAACTATTTGAGGAGAAGGGCTTTTTCAGGGGTTTCGCCCACCGACAATGTGGTGAAGTAATGGCTTGATTCCCCTTACCCGCGACCGGCCACGAGCTGGCTCCGAAACCCGTGAGAGATCCGCATGACACGTCAACTCTCCCCACGACCCTCCACCAGGCCCGCTGGCCCCGGTGGCAGCACCGCTAAAATACCCCACAGGCGGTGGAGCGCAAGGAACCGCCGCGATTTCTTTGTTTTCCTTGCCATGGCCTTGCCCAACCTGATACTGATCGCCGTCTTCACGTACCGGCCGCTGTTCAGCAACATGTACTACTCCACGCTGGACTGGACGCTGGGTTCCCCCTCCGCAACCGTGGTGGGCCTGGGTAACTACGTCACCTTCTTCACCAGCAACGATGCACCGAAGGTGCTGGGCACCACGGCAGTCTTCACCTTGGTCACCGTAGGCGGTTCCATGATCCTGGGACTGCTGGTGGCGCTGGCCCTGAACGCCAGGGTCCGCGGCACCACGTTCGCCCGGTCCGCGGTCTTTGCCCCCTATGTCCTCTCCGGCGTCGGTGTCGGCCTGGTGTGGTTGTTCATTTTCGATCCCGGCTATGGCGTCCTTGCCTGGCTGCTCCGCGGCATCGGCCAGCAGAGCCCGCAGTGGATCAACGATCCCCAGCTGTCCCTGGTCATGGTGATCCTGGTGTACGTCTGGAAGAACCTGGGCTACTGCGCGGTGGTGTACCTCGCCGGGCTGCAGTCCCTGCCGACCGAAGTCATGGAGGCGGCGTCCCTCGACGGCGCCAACGGGTTCCGGCGCTTCGTCAGCATCTCCCTGCCGCTGCTGTCCCCCACCACGTTCTTCCTCCTGATCACCACTTTGCTCAGCTCGCTGCAGGCCTTCGACCTCATCAGGATCATGACGCCACTGGGCACCGGCACCAGCACCCTGATCTACGAGGCCTACCTCCAGGCCTTCGGCGCCTACAACAGGGCCGGCTACTCCGCAGCCATTTCCGTGGTCCTGTTTGCCATCCTCCTGGTGATCACCGTGCTCCAGCTGCGGTTCGTGGAACGAAAGGTTCATTACTCGTGACGTCCCTCTCACCGGTGAGCCCGGACCCCACCGCCCCCGCCGTCTCCGCTCCAGACCCGGGCCTGCGTCCCGACCGGCCGTTCTCCCGCCGGAACCTGGTCCAGACCGTGGTGGGCGGCTACCTGCCCCTGATCATTGCCACCCTGGTGGTATTCCTGCCCCTGCTGTGGATGGTGCTCAGCTCCTTTAAGACTTCCGGCGAGATTGTCACCACCGACCTGAAAATCCTCCCGGAAAGCCTGAACCTAGAGAACTACCGGACCGCAATGACCACGGTCCCGTTCGGCCAGTTCTTCCTGAACAGCACCATCGTCACGCTGGCAGGGGCCACCATCAAAGTGATCCTGGCGATCCTGACGGCGTATGCCCTGGTCTTTGTCCGCTTTCCGTTCCGGAACTTCATCTTCCTCCTGATCCTGGTGGCCCTCATGGTGCCACCGCAGGTGTCCATCCTGCCCAACTTCATCCTCATCGCGGGGATCGGCGGCAAGAACACGCTGTGGGGGATCATCCTCCCCGGCCTGGGCACTGCGTTCGGTACCTTCCTGCTGCGGCAGCACTTCCGGACCCTGCCGGCGTCCATCCTGGAATCGGCCGAGATGGACGGGGCCGGGCACTGGCGCCGCCTCTGGCAGATCGTGGTCCCCGTGTCCGTTCCCTCCATCGCCACCGTAGCGCTGGTGACCATCGTGACCGAATGGAACGACTACATCTGGCCGCTCATCATCACGGACCGGCCGGAAACCATGACCCTGCCGGTGGGCCTGACCCTGCTGCAGAACAACGAAAGCAACGCAGCCGGCTGGGGCGTCCTCATGGCCGGCGCGGTCCTGGTCATCGTTCCCATCCTGATCGTCTTCGCGGCCCTGCAGCGCTACATCGTGGCGGGCCTCACCCAGGGCAGCGTGACCGGCTAAGCCGCCGGCCGCCGTCGTACTTCCCAACCTTTTAGTACCCCCCTTCCGCAGGCAACAACCGAAAGGAACTGTCATGACACTTCACCTGGACCGGAGGCACTTCCTGGGCCTGGCAGGGGCCACCGCCTCTGCCGCTGCCCTGGCCGCATGCGGCGGACCCTCGACAACCGGCGGTGGCCAAGCCACATCCCAGGCAGCCGACATCGACTTCAGCGGCGTGAAGCCGGCGGCAAAGATCGACTTCTGGTCCAGCCACCCGGGCCAGTCACAGGACGTTGAGAAGAGCCTGATCGAAAAGTTCCAGGCCAAAAACCCTGGCATCACCGTCAACCTGGTCACGGCAGGGGCCAACTACGAGGAAATTGCCCAGAAGTTCCAGACCGCGCAGGCCGCCAAGTCCGGCCTCCCCGGAGTGGTTGTCCTCTCCGACGTGTGGTGGTTCCGGTACTACACCAACGGGAGCATCATTCCCGTGGACAGCCTGACCAAGCAGCTGAACATGAAGATGGACGACTTCCAGCAGTCGCTGGTCAACGACTACAAATACGACGGCAAGCAGTGGGCGCTCCCCTACGGCCGCTCCACTCCGCTGTTCTACTACAACAAGGACCACTTCGCCGCAGCCGGGCTGCCGGACCGTGCACCCAAGACGTGGCAGGAATTCGCTGAGTGGGCCCCGAAGCTGAAGGCAAGCTCCGGCGCCCAGTACGCCTACATCTACCCAGCGCTTGCCGGGTACGCGGGCTGGACGCTGCAGAACATGCTCTGGGGCTGGGGCGGTGGCTGGTCCAAGGAATGGGACATCACCTGCGACTCCAGCGACTCCGTGGCCGCACTGCAGTGGGCCCAGGACTCGATCTACAAGGACAAGTGGGCAGGCGTCTCCTCCAAGGAAGCGGCGGACGACTTCTCCGCAGGGCTGACCTCGACCACCATTTCCTCCACCGGTTCGCTGCTGGGAATCCTGAAATCGGCAAAGTTCAACGTGGGCGTTGGCTTCCTGCCCGGCGGCCCGAAAGCGGAGACCAACGTCTGCCCCACGGGCGGCGCGGGCCTGGGCATCCCCAGCGGCATCACCAAGGAGGAACAGCTCGCGGCCGGCATGTTCCTGGACTTCGTCACCCAGCCGGAGAGCACCGCCGAGTTCTCTGCCGCCACCGGGTACATGCCCACCCGCAAGTCGGCTGACATGACGGCAGTCCTGGCCAAGACACCGCAGATCAAAACCGCCATGGACCAGCTCGCGGTGACCAAGGTCCAGGACAACGCCAGGGTGTTCCTGCCGGGCGCCGACCAGGAAATGGCGAAGTCCGCAGCGAAGATCCTCACGCAGCAGGGCGACGTCAAGGCCACCATGACGGACCTGAAGACCACGCTGCAGGGCATCTACGACAAGGACGTGAAGCCGAAGCTGAAGTCCTAGCGGAATTCGCTACGCCGAAACGCCGGTGACGCGCAAAATCCCTGCCGACCCCATTATTTCGGGGTCGGCAGGGATTTTCTGCGTCGTGGGGGAAAATGCACGTCCCTTACGGGATCGGGACCGGCGTAACGCCTAGGGGCACCAGGTGCGCCGCACCGCCGTCGGGCGCGGAAAGAACCCAGATCCCCCTGTCGTGGACTGCCACGGAGTGCTCCCACTGGCAGGAGCGCTGGCCGTCCGTGGTCACAACGGTCCAATCATCCTCCAGGACCGCGGTCTCGATGCTGCCCCGCACCAGCATGGGCTCAATGGCCAGGCAAAGGCCGGCCTTGACCTTGGGTCCGCGGTGGCTGGTGCGGTAGTTCAGGACGTCCGGGGCCATGTGCATCTCGGAGCCGATGCCGTGCCCCACGTAATCCTCCAGGATGCCCAGCGGCTTGCCCGGGACCGAGGACACGTAATCGTCGATGGCCGCTCCGACGTCACCGACGTGGCCCCGCTTGGCCAGCGCAGCGATCCCGTGCCACATGGCAGCCTGGGTCACATCGGAGAGCCTCTGGTCTTCAGGATCCGCGGTTCCCACGATCACGGTGCGGGCGGAATCCGAGTGCCACCCGTCGACGATCGCGCCGCCGTCGATGGAGATGATGTCGCCGTCCTGCAGCACGCGGTTGCCAGGAATTCCGTGCACCACTTCCTCGTTCACGGACGTGCAGATGGTGGCCGGGAAGCCATGGTAGCCCAGGAAGTTGGACTTGGCACCGGCCTCGTTGAGGACGGCGGCGAAGACATCGTCAAGGTGCTTGGTGGTGACCCCGGGAACTGCGGCGGTGACGGCGGCGTCCAAGGCGCGGCTGAGGACCAGTCCGGCCTCATGCATGGTACGCATTTGGGCGTTGTTCTTGATTTCGATGCGGGGCTGGCCGAAGGCCATGATGTGTCCTTTCAAATGGCTGAGGCTCCTCCCGGATGCCGGGAGGAGCCTCGATAAAACTTGGGCGCCTTGGGTCAGGCTGCCTGCGCGGCCTTGATGGCCTGCATTACGCGGTTGGTGACTTCGTCGATGGGACCGATCCCGTCAACCTTGGTGAGGATGCCGCGGTCTGCGTACTTGGCCACCACGGCTTCGGTCTGCTCGTGGTACAGGTCCAGGCGGTGGCGGATGACGGCTTCGTTGTCGTCGCTCCGGCCCGTTTCCTTGGCACGCCCCAGGAGGCGGTGTACCAGTTCTTCGTCGTCGGCAGTCAGCTGCAGGACCACGTCGAGCTTCTCGTCGCCGTCGGCGAGGATCTCGTCAAGGTAGTCAACCTGCGCGGTGGTGCGCGGGTAGCCGTCCAGCAGGAAGCCGTTTTCGACGTCGGACTCGTTCAGCCGGTCGCGGACCATCTTGTTGGTCACGCTGTCCGGGACGAAGTCGCCGTTGTCCATGTACTTCTTGGCCTCAATACCGAGAGGGGTTTCACCCTTCACGTTGGCCCGGAAGATGTCGCCGGTGGAGATGGCCACAACGCCGAGGCGTTCTGAAATCCGCTCCGCCTGCGTTCCTTTTCCGGAACCGGGAGGTCCAATAATCAGCATTCTCGTCATCGCAAAAGCCCTTCGTAGTGACGTTGTTGTAGCTGCGCATCAATCTGCTTTACGGTCTCCAACCCAACGCCCACCATGATCAGGATCGAGGTGCCACCGAACGGGAAGTTCTGGTTTGCGTTGATCAGCACGAGCGCCACCAGCGGAATCAGTGCCACGAAGCCCAGGTAGAGGGCGCCGGGCAGCGTGATCCGTGAGAGCACGTACTGCAGGTAGTCAGCGGTCGGCCTGCCGGCGCGGATACCTGGGATGAAGCCGCCGTACTTCTTCATGTTGTCTGAGACTTCTTCAGGGTTGAAGGTAATCGCGACATAGAAGTAGGTGAAGAACACGATCAGGAGGAAATAAACCGCCATGTAGATCGGGTGGTCTCCGCGGGTGAGGTTGTTGTTGATCCACTCAACCCACGCTGGCATGGACTCGCCGTTCCGGGGCTGGTTGAACTGCGCGATCAGCCCGG comes from Pseudarthrobacter sp. NIBRBAC000502770 and encodes:
- the rpsK gene encoding 30S ribosomal protein S11, coding for MPPKTRGAVRKPRKKDKKNIALGQAHIKSTFNNTIVSITDPSGAVISWASSGEVGFKGSRKSTPFAAQMAAEAAAKRAQEHGMRKVDVFVKGPGSGRETAIRSLQAAGLEVGSIQDVTPAAHNGCRPPKRRRV
- the rpsM gene encoding 30S ribosomal protein S13, with product MARLAGVDIPREKRLEIALTYIYGVGKTRAHETLAATGISADVRVKDLTDAQLVELRDYIEGNYKVEGDLRREVAADIRRKVEIGSYEGLRHRKGLPVRGQRTKTNARTRKGPKRTVAGKKKAR
- the rpmJ gene encoding 50S ribosomal protein L36; the encoded protein is MKVKPSVKQICEKCKVIRRNGRVMVICENPRHKQRQG
- the infA gene encoding translation initiation factor IF-1 — encoded protein: MAKKDGVIEIEGVVTEALPNAMFRVELTNKHIVLAHISGKMRQHYIRILPEDRVVVELSPYDLTRGRIVYRYK
- a CDS encoding P1 family peptidase, yielding MGTLTDVPGIRVGHVQKNTDGWLTGVTVVLPPPGTVGSVDVQGGGPATHETDALDPTTLVRTVDAVVLTGGSAYGLASATGAQRWCEENGRGFAVPGGVVPIVPAAAIFDLGRGGNFSARPTPEMGYAATAAAAAQGEGHDVGRGNTGAGAGALIGRGQYKGGVGTASVTLENGVVVGALAVVNALGLPFGAPVQPAQPAHGAPLNTTLVVVATNAVLDGAECKRTAAASHAGIARALIPSHTLADGDTVFCLATGAVALDRSDEAARQDSLITLQSAAADVVRLAILDGVAAADPVATPAGEYGAYRTA
- a CDS encoding carbohydrate ABC transporter permease, producing MTRQLSPRPSTRPAGPGGSTAKIPHRRWSARNRRDFFVFLAMALPNLILIAVFTYRPLFSNMYYSTLDWTLGSPSATVVGLGNYVTFFTSNDAPKVLGTTAVFTLVTVGGSMILGLLVALALNARVRGTTFARSAVFAPYVLSGVGVGLVWLFIFDPGYGVLAWLLRGIGQQSPQWINDPQLSLVMVILVYVWKNLGYCAVVYLAGLQSLPTEVMEAASLDGANGFRRFVSISLPLLSPTTFFLLITTLLSSLQAFDLIRIMTPLGTGTSTLIYEAYLQAFGAYNRAGYSAAISVVLFAILLVITVLQLRFVERKVHYS
- a CDS encoding carbohydrate ABC transporter permease, which translates into the protein MTSLSPVSPDPTAPAVSAPDPGLRPDRPFSRRNLVQTVVGGYLPLIIATLVVFLPLLWMVLSSFKTSGEIVTTDLKILPESLNLENYRTAMTTVPFGQFFLNSTIVTLAGATIKVILAILTAYALVFVRFPFRNFIFLLILVALMVPPQVSILPNFILIAGIGGKNTLWGIILPGLGTAFGTFLLRQHFRTLPASILESAEMDGAGHWRRLWQIVVPVSVPSIATVALVTIVTEWNDYIWPLIITDRPETMTLPVGLTLLQNNESNAAGWGVLMAGAVLVIVPILIVFAALQRYIVAGLTQGSVTG
- a CDS encoding ABC transporter substrate-binding protein, coding for MTLHLDRRHFLGLAGATASAAALAACGGPSTTGGGQATSQAADIDFSGVKPAAKIDFWSSHPGQSQDVEKSLIEKFQAKNPGITVNLVTAGANYEEIAQKFQTAQAAKSGLPGVVVLSDVWWFRYYTNGSIIPVDSLTKQLNMKMDDFQQSLVNDYKYDGKQWALPYGRSTPLFYYNKDHFAAAGLPDRAPKTWQEFAEWAPKLKASSGAQYAYIYPALAGYAGWTLQNMLWGWGGGWSKEWDITCDSSDSVAALQWAQDSIYKDKWAGVSSKEAADDFSAGLTSTTISSTGSLLGILKSAKFNVGVGFLPGGPKAETNVCPTGGAGLGIPSGITKEEQLAAGMFLDFVTQPESTAEFSAATGYMPTRKSADMTAVLAKTPQIKTAMDQLAVTKVQDNARVFLPGADQEMAKSAAKILTQQGDVKATMTDLKTTLQGIYDKDVKPKLKS
- the map gene encoding type I methionyl aminopeptidase, translating into MAFGQPRIEIKNNAQMRTMHEAGLVLSRALDAAVTAAVPGVTTKHLDDVFAAVLNEAGAKSNFLGYHGFPATICTSVNEEVVHGIPGNRVLQDGDIISIDGGAIVDGWHSDSARTVIVGTADPEDQRLSDVTQAAMWHGIAALAKRGHVGDVGAAIDDYVSSVPGKPLGILEDYVGHGIGSEMHMAPDVLNYRTSHRGPKVKAGLCLAIEPMLVRGSIETAVLEDDWTVVTTDGQRSCQWEHSVAVHDRGIWVLSAPDGGAAHLVPLGVTPVPIP
- a CDS encoding adenylate kinase, whose translation is MLIIGPPGSGKGTQAERISERLGVVAISTGDIFRANVKGETPLGIEAKKYMDNGDFVPDSVTNKMVRDRLNESDVENGFLLDGYPRTTAQVDYLDEILADGDEKLDVVLQLTADDEELVHRLLGRAKETGRSDDNEAVIRHRLDLYHEQTEAVVAKYADRGILTKVDGIGPIDEVTNRVMQAIKAAQAA